The sequence below is a genomic window from Lolium perenne isolate Kyuss_39 chromosome 7, Kyuss_2.0, whole genome shotgun sequence.
AATGGTGGCATCTCAACAGCATCGACTCTGGTAGACCTATCAATTGTGAGGTTCGCCTTGGATGAATGGGATGCCACGCGTGTAAATGATGGTCTGGAGCCTCCCAAATTTCGCAGCCCACTGGTTCCTACATGATGTCTAACAAGTCAAATTCTTCCACAAAATTCTATAGAGAACGGAAACTCCGCACATTCAACGCTATGAAGTAAAAAACTATGCAAAACAACACTAAAATACAGAAACCCAACGCCTTCGTATGATAAAATGCCCAATACCTGCATCATCATTGTTTCCACGCAAGCAGGTTTTCTCACTGCCCTGTTTCTTAAGCTTTTCAGCTGATGAACCAAGCCATGATTTAAGCATATTCCCTTGTGGTGCTTCATTAAAAAATAACAAccatgaaaagataagcatccaAAAAATCAGGTAGCCACTAGCTAAGGAAGAATGTGCAGTAGACTTAAGAAGATATGGGCAGAAAATTACCAACACTAATCTGGAGATTATATTTGAACTGGTTTGTCATTGTTAAGTTTAGTGCAAAGCATTCAAGAAGTACTGGAACAAGCTGTCATAACTCATAAGGGTGGTGTGAAGGAAGTAAAATATGTTGACTTATTGCATTAATCTCCTTGAAAAGAACCTTATCAGTCGACTTAAAACCTATACTACAAAAGAGTAGCTTATAAAAATAATGTTGCATACACACTACATCAACATGTGCAGGAATATTACAGTGGGTTTGACCTATTCTTTAGCCCAGTTATGCCAATATCCAGTGCAATCGTGATATATAACTACTCCCTTTGTTTGAAAATACAAGGCTTATATTACACGGTGTGTTTCATATTTGAATGCATGTGTGTTATTCGCTCTATACTCTACAAAATATCCATCTTAATACATGTAGTTTCGTCACCGTTGGAATCTCCTTGGTTATGTGCAAGACAAAATATGCCTTATATTTCCAAACAAGGAAAATAATTACTAACTTGTGTAGATATCTACTCACACATGTACATAGTTTGGTGAGAGCGCTCGGGCCATTATACTTCAGATATTTAACATGTAGTTCTAGACTAGTAGTACGACAAAACTGTATATTCCAACAAATAAGGAAACACATTATTTTTAGCCATACTCTTATACGTCAGAAGTAAAAAAAAATCGTTAAGTGCCAATCACCATTCCCGCTTTCAAATTCTTCACTTGATACACCTTAGCTGTCTGATAACTCAGACCCAAATCTTGACGAGAAATTTATGTCATGCCCAAGAGAGTGTTGAACAATAAAGAGAAAAAACACATAGATGAGAATTCAAACAGTTAGAAGATACCTCCTCGTGCTAAATCTGCATGCTCAAGCTTCGACATTTTTAGTCCAACTCCGCGAACTTCCTTCACATCTAGAATATGGCACTGCAGACTTAGTCTTCAACAATGTAACCCAAACAAAATACTACTTCTTCTGTTCCTAAATATAAGAAGTTTTTGCAGCTAAATTTGAGctgccaaaacatcttatattttaGAACGGAGGTAATAATTAGAAGAGACATTTATGGTGGAGGCAGTACATATAAGATACTCCCTCTATTAAAAAAATGTAAGGCACCCTTTATTTTCGTTGGTCAACACCGTACAAATGTGACTATAATTTGTACTTATAATATGTCCATAAAATTAGTATAAATCTAGTTTTTTAAGACAAATGCAACGATATCATTTATACATTCCCAATCCATATAAAATTTAGTATATATTAGTGATCAAAGTCGTGCATCAAAGACCGTGTAATACATTTTGGGGCGGAGGGAGTATGAGAGAGAATATATCGAACTTACCAACATGAAAAGCTGCAAACAATTGTCTTGCAATTCTCTGAAGGGTGACTAAATTGTCAGTTGCACCTGTGATCTTTGGAACAGCGAAGGAAAAGAAAGAAAGGTAAGAAAAATAGTGATGACAAAAATCACATTTTGTATTAAGAATGTGCACCAAGAACTGAGAACGTATTTTACAGGATAAATGCTTGCCTGACCCTTGGAGCAAGCGGTCAACACAATGTCATGGAATGCAAGTTGATACAGAAATACAAAAATAAACAAAGATTACAACACAATGACATGAATGTGTCTATTCAAATACATCATTTAACCCTTACCGTGGTGGAACGACTCATAGTTTCACAGTCACCACATCCCATAAACTTTATTGGCTCTCCTGCACCTTTTCTTCTTGTTTTCACCTTCAAGGCAGAACATATTGGTTATAAAACTATAACCAGTTGCCACAGAAATGGATTAAGAAGTGTGTACAGAAACAACCTTAAGGGTAACAGTACGGCCCTGTAGCCCACATCCTTGTAAGCGTAAAGAAACCTCCTTGCTTAGGTTCACAAGAAAATGATCAGCCTGCAAAGATAAACATAATAATATCAAACCCGAAAAGGCACAGCATTAAGATGATTAGTAACACAAGAGTGAAAAAAGGGGCACACATCTTTGTCCTCATTAAATCTGACTCCCCAATTGACTTCAGCACCAACAGATTTTGTTTCCTGTAATATATGTGCAGCAAATGAAGTCCAAATATATCAGGTTATTCAATTAATCAATTAAAAGGGAAGGATGACCAAAATCAACACGGTGCCTGCTAAGCATCAGTCATGAATAAAATCGAAGACTTATTTTTGAGAAAAAAATCAAAGACATTTGATCCTTGTAAGAAGCAAATTTGCGTCCATGTCAACAACTAACACAGTTCAAAAGAAAGCATAGGTATTTATATTTAGGAGATCATTTGAGCCCTAGCATGTGTGATTGTGTCTGATTTCTTGAGCTATTACTAATGCAATGTCATATCACACAGTTTCATTTCAGCAAATAATCCATACCATGCAAAAGCTAGGGGAAAGCATCatatgtcaacataaagcaaaagGGTAACCCATATTTGCAGGAGGAACGCAATGCTGTTAACACAAAATTAATATTTAAATATAGTTTATTTTCCACTATGAGATCTGCTTACAATAACAAGCCATACAAATGGGAGATTACACCACAGGAACAGTACGAAATTTGGTACGTCTTTCAGAAATACATTTTTTGTACTTAAGTGAAATATGCACAAAAATTAGCAGTATTAATTTGATATCATATTAAAGGCATACATCCTTTATGTAACAGTTGTTTGAAAAAAAAAGGTCTTAGACATTTGGGGGGACTGCTGTTCCTTGTATTCACGCATACTACCTGTCAATACGAAACTAGTTACAAACTCAAATCGGGAGGAAACAACGAGAATGTGATTAGTTCAAGTTGTTTGCAACAGTGAGCTAGAAGCATGCAGTTACAAGATACCAGGCTTAGCTATGCACACCAATCTTATCCTGGGTTTTCACAATAGGAAATCACTAGGATGCTTCTACCTGAACATCTTCAACAACTGAATGGTCAATTCCTCTGCAATAGTTCCATAACATATTACTGATCTTTTTTCCGAAGTCCTTATGGAGAGCATCCTACATAAAAAGTGTTTGCGGGAATTCAGTAAAAGAACATATGCACAAACCTACAGATAGGAGACTACGGTGATGCATGGTATGGCCATTACATAGCAGATATTCCATACATAGTTATAAATTATTGCTCATTATAACTGTTAAAGATGAACTGATTTTCATTCTATTCCATATTAGTAAAATTTAGTCGAGCATGGTATCGAACTTGTAAAATAAGGAGCCATTTGACAGCACACTTGCCAACTTACTTTAAGAGAAGGGGTGACAACATGTTAAACTACACAAGTGAGACGTTGTTGGCAAACCTTTGATATGTTGCGAAGCTGACCACAGTATTCAACTTCGTTGCTTTTCAGTTTTGCAGAAACGGTAAAACCAATGCCTGGAAGTGCTTTGATAGGGAGGGTATTCAAATAATCATCAGCCTGTAATAAAGTTGTGTTTAGACAAAACAATATTCAATTGAGCAACACAAGCAAATCACTGGACTAATAAACTGTCTTCAATTATGTTTAACTCTATGAAAAGAATAAAGGGTAATTCCTTCAGAATCCCTATAATTGTTGTTCGAAACATGCCCTCATTCAAAATCACATTGTACATGGAAATAATGTACAAAGCTACGGATGGGCACATTTAACATGCACGCATACCTTCTCGGATGAAATAAATAACTGTCCATTCGGCTTTGCAGATCTGGTGGCTAAACGGGCTAGGAGCCTGTTTTCAGCAATACCTGCACTAGCAGTACACTTTGTTGTACCAAATATCTCATTTCTCATTCTTTCTGTAACTTCCTCCACATTATCGTGTAAGCACTCAGTCATGTCCAGAAATGCTTCATCACAGCTCAAAGCCTAAATAACTTAGTCAGAATTATGACATATATGTGGCAATCATCTTGTGGGGATTGTATTAACATGAACATATGCAGAGTATGGGATAATACAGTACAAACCTGAACCTTACTGCAATATTTATGCAAAATACCATAGAACTGGTCAGCAACCTACAATACAGTTCCATACCAAGATCTCAATTTGAACAAAAGCAGTGTCCAGATAAAAGCTGAGGACGAACTGACAGTCATggaaagttagaagatatacctccccatatgcatcaaagttataaggAACAACTGTTAAGTGAGGGCACCGAGCTTTGGCATCTCTAATTAACATGCCAGCCTTTATCCCTGGAATCCATAAAAAAGGACATAAAATACATTCAGGTATGTCCACCAACAGATTTTAAGCCCCAGCTGTGATTTCCAGTAAAATAAAGTACCATAGTTTCGCGCAGGATAGTTTGCAGATGATATTTCTGCGGTTCCTTTAGGATTGTCTGAATGACAAACTGCTACCGGCTTATCGTGCAGCTCTGGCCTATTTCTGATGACAACGGATACAAAAAAGCAGTCCTGGAATTGGAGAAACCATATGTCAAAGATCAAGGTAACAAGTATCAACAGTGCATCACTGCCGTATGTCTGATGACAGCAGATACCAAGATACAATACTCAAACTGCACAAGGTTATGCCCAGGATCAAGACAAGCAAATATTCATGCTCAGTCTCCTGTGAGCATTAAATCAACTAGTGACTGAAAATTGTAGCTCAGACCGAAGTTTTAATGGTCTGTTTCTCTACTTTCCTACTAGTTTACGCGGATGATTTTCTTCTCCATACGATCCAATAACATGGAGAACAAATTCACGTTTATATGACTATATTGACAGCAATAGCAAATGCACTGCTGACTCGGCGTATTTAGCCCGTTTTTAGCACATTCCTCTTAAAAGATGATGCGTCCTTTACAAGTAGATAAAAATTTACCACGCCTTTTGGATTTAAAAATCTAATTATAAAATTGTGAACTGTTCAGGGCTTCCAAAGAAGGGCGTGCTTTTTTATCTTTGCAACTAAACTGGATTCTAGAAGTCACGAAGTGATATGCCAAGTTGTATAACTAAATATACATAGCATATTACAAAAAAAGATAACAGACCCCCAGCCACAAAGCATATTAATGTTTGGAAGATTAGTGCAAAGCATCAGCATTATAAAAAAAATTATATGTACATCTAACAAAGGATGATAAATTGACAAGATTACCATATCAATATGAATTATTGTTTTCTTCTTCCCAGAATGGTCGTTCTTCCCCTTACTGCTTTTAGCTCCAAGTGAATTTGAGAAGCGCTTGCGGTAGCGATTTCTCCAGGTCCCAATGAAATGCAGTCGAGAATGCTAGAGTACCACATAAGTTCATGGTAAAAATAGTCAGCATGACAAATAATTGCAGTATACCATTGAAGAATGTATATGATACTCTAATGAAAACAAAGCATGGCAGCAAGAGAAACTTCAAAAGGTACAAATTAACCTAAGAACTCACATCCATGACAGACTACACACGAGATTTCATTTTGATCAATCCTTAAAACACCAGGAAATTTTTTGGAGTTAAACATGATTTCTTACAAGATAGTAAATTCCACATTTCAATATCAGTGTTCCAATATTGAACCAGATCATGCCAACAATTGTGTAACAAAAATATAAATAGAACAGAAAATGATGCTAAATTGTTTGGATAACATGCCTTGAAATAATTTTCTACAAAATTTGGATCTGTTAGGGTTGAATGTGAACGGGTAGCAGATTTAGCTGTATCTTTCTCCAGCAAACCCAATGATAAATGGCTTCCCACAGAGTTTGTACCGCACACATCTGATGTAGCATCAGGGGAATCAGGCACATAAAGTTTAGTATCCATGTCATTGTCCACACTTTCTGAAATCTCTGTTTCACAAACATTATCATCATCGTCCATTGCAAAATCTTCACCATCTCGTTCTTCGAGTGTTGAAACTTCGTGTTCATCCGGGGATAGTGAGTCCTCTGCTACCTCAACACTCATTAATGATCCTTCGTTTTCACGAAATACATTTTGGTCTTGTGATCCCTCCTGGGCAGAAGAAGTTTGGAGCCCAAGGTCTTTGTTTACATCATTTCGGTCACCCTGATTACATGTTCCATCTTGTTTCCCAGAAAAGAAAGCAGAAAGCTTCATCTGCTTTCGGCTTGAAGAACTATGGTGACTTATTTGATATGGAATGCCTGAGTGAAAATTCCATCATAAGAATAAATGAACTAATATAGTGGATACAAACTAGAGTGTCATAAGAAATAAGCACAGGCTACACATGTGCAGTACAGAACCACATGAGCACCTGCTGTGAGACAAGGGATAGATGAAAGCATAGTTCTAGGGGGAAATAAGCAAAGAAGTGAACTTTTACATAATTATTAACATTGTGTTCGGTTAAATGATTTCACTAATTGATCTAGCACCTGCTATTTATGTCTACATGTCCATAAACTAGAAAAACTGAAGAAGGGGAGATGTGCACAATAGTAAACTAGGCAAAACTGTATATTATGATGATTTAACATGATTCTAGATTTTTAGTGGATGGAGGACCGTGTAGGGCTACCTATATTAAGCTGAGAACAACGTCTGCCAGGAAAACCCTGTTCATTAGAAAGATTTGCTTCATCCCAGACAATGTCTGAATTGCGTGTGCATTGATGCAACTAACTCAATCAAACTATGACTACAAAGTATTGCTAGCAACATGGTTTATCGAATCACTCAAGCAACAGCTGCAGGAATGGAGCGTATCATTCAGCACTGTCATACTGGTTACAAAAGAGaaggagaaaggaaagaacatacaGCTGAGGATCCGGTTCTCTGCAAGGGAATCCACCACCCACGCCGGCTTCACGACAGGAAGTCCCTTACTGAATGCTCTGGATTATTAAGTAGCAAACGATATCACGACACACGAAAAAAAAAACATAATTGTTACATAGTTACAGTAGCACAAATAGTGAACCCCCTTTCCTCTTCCCACTCTTGTACCTCATGTTCCGCATTTTGCTCTCCGGGAGGTGGGTACAAATGATGTGCGTCACCGTGTGCCTGGAGAAGTAGTTGACCATACGGCCTCCGTTGTTCAGCATAATCTCCTTCAGCTCCTGTCAGTCCCCAAACAACAAGATTGAATTTTTTTCTGGCATAACCACCACCGGTATAGATACGAGAAAATGCGAAGTCACACGAGTACAGTACGAGCCGGCGGAGAGCACCTGGCTAGAGGGGACGGTGAAGCCGTCGACGAAGATGGAGACGCCCGCGAAGAGGGCCCCGGGAGCCGCGGCGGAGGTGGCCGCGTCGGCGTCGAACTGCGCGGCGAGCTTGCTGTTCTTGGCGGACATGTAGCTCCCGAAGTCGGCGAAcggggaggaggagaaggcgcgGCGAGGGTTTtgggcgggggcggcggcggagtcGGGGTTGGAAAGCGACGTGCCGGGGTCGTCTTCGCCCCTCGCCCGCTTCTGGCCCGACGTGGAGGCCACCGGCAGCGCCGGCGGCGAGGAgcggcggccggaggaggagcTCATGGCGGGAGGAAGGGGTGAATCGGGCGGGGAATTTTGGGAGCGCGCGAGTCCAATTAGCGGCGCGGTCGATAACGAGGCGGTGGAGTGTGTCTTGTGTTGGGCTCCCTTCGTGCATTCGACATTTCGACGACGCGTGCTTTGCTGCTTCGAGCAGGTCTACCGTGAGGCCTAGAGGGACTGAGGGAGGCCTGGGCATTTCCATGACAATATGATCAACCCATTTTGCTGAAATGGTGTTATCTTTAAGGTTGGAAATGCTCCCAATCCCAACATATTTTCGCCGTACCTTGGCACCATTTTCAAGATGATCATCCTCAAGACGAACACCGGTTACTTCTGGATGGTCAAGCTGAAGAATATCAAAGGTGATGTCTACCTCGATCAATCTTGGCATGGATTTGCCCATTACTCATCAGGTTAAGATCAACTACTTCATGACTTTCAAGATACTTAGGGACGACGTTTTCaaggtcaccatcttcgactacaCGATGACGGGGCATGCCTGGTCCTAGGAATTTAGGGGACCAGGGCGGACCTAAAATTTTGGGCCCTCAATACATTCACTAAAAATTATAAATATTTACCCATAGTTTTTAGATAGTAGTTTAATCATCGACAAGCATCTAAGTAACTCGCTCAACTCTATATATGTATTTTACCACCTAATGATAAATTTTAGATGGCATGACTTGATGTCGCTATGATAGAATTGTTACCGTAAACCAAGAAATTTGTGAAGGCACGGCGATAGTAGGTGGCGTAAGCAAATTGATGAGTTGTTATTGTTCCTTATCACGAGCGGgggaagaatcaaatcaacaaccTTATGCTAATTCGACCATAAAAGCATCAAAATAATTATTTACATTACCAATAAACACTTTTAGAAATATGATGTTAAATAATCGGGGATTTATCATTTCATGCCCTTGTCTAGAAAACATCTGAGCATTTCTATAATGGAGAATTAGGCTCGTACTTAGTTATAGCCTTGtaatccaacctttactttctccCAGCAATTAGAGAAATCAACACTCGATAACTACAAAAAAAGCTTCAATTTTTTTAGCAGGAAAATGCGTCGACCGCTGCATTTCTAGATTTCCTAGATGGTCTTCCGATCATGGTATCTATTGGCCATGCCACACCTTTTTTCCTTTGTTGATAATTTGGCCCTAACTAAAGGGCCAAGAAGGCCCATGCAAACAGAAGGAAAGCCCGAGCTAACGAAAGGGAAACGAAACCCACTATCTAGTCCACTAGGAAGGAGAGCCTAAGATAATGTTTCCTCACGTTCTCCGTCACCAACCGCAAAAGAGAAAAACTACACCTCCTCTAATGGCTTCAGCATGAATTCCTTCGCCATTGCATATGCATACCTAGCTGGGGCTTGGGAGCCCCTTGTTCCCGGGCCCCCGGGGTCAAGAGGTGCCCGCAACGTGATCCAGCCCTTTCCATGATTGATGACTGACGAATGTGCCTTCCGTGTTGAACTATGTCTGCT
It includes:
- the LOC127312371 gene encoding DNA repair protein REV1, which translates into the protein MSSSSGRRSSPPALPVASTSGQKRARGEDDPGTSLSNPDSAAAPAQNPRRAFSSSPFADFGSYMSAKNSKLAAQFDADAATSAAAPGALFAGVSIFVDGFTVPSSQELKEIMLNNGGRMVNYFSRHTVTHIICTHLPESKMRNMRAFSKGLPVVKPAWVVDSLAENRILSCIPYQISHHSSSSRKQMKLSAFFSGKQDGTCNQGDRNDVNKDLGLQTSSAQEGSQDQNVFRENEGSLMSVEVAEDSLSPDEHEVSTLEERDGEDFAMDDDDNVCETEISESVDNDMDTKLYVPDSPDATSDVCGTNSVGSHLSLGLLEKDTAKSATRSHSTLTDPNFVENYFKHSRLHFIGTWRNRYRKRFSNSLGAKSSKGKNDHSGKKKTIIHIDMDCFFVSVVIRNRPELHDKPVAVCHSDNPKGTAEISSANYPARNYGIKAGMLIRDAKARCPHLTVVPYNFDAYGEVADQFYGILHKYCSKVQALSCDEAFLDMTECLHDNVEEVTERMRNEIFGTTKCTASAGIAENRLLARLATRSAKPNGQLFISSEKADDYLNTLPIKALPGIGFTVSAKLKSNEVEYCGQLRNISKDALHKDFGKKISNMLWNYCRGIDHSVVEDVQETKSVGAEVNWGVRFNEDKDADHFLVNLSKEVSLRLQGCGLQGRTVTLKVKTRRKGAGEPIKFMGCGDCETMSRSTTITGATDNLVTLQRIARQLFAAFHVDVKEVRGVGLKMSKLEHADLARGAPQGNMLKSWLGSSAEKLKKQGSEKTCLRGNNDDAGTSGLRNLGGSRPSFTRVASHSSKANLTIDRSTRVDAVEMPPLSELDLEVLKNLPPEIISEMNVMYKGELRGFLDMISGDEGKESNSKSLVSPAVDQNSVSASTAKLHGYGEHRDSVHLGKQKDTKGTTDQEVQAASASCSRACELGDTNSVTRLDFMPNSLSQADFTVLQELPEDVKADLFNVLPLHRSRDPTCSTSNVTEIKSPNDEGTDDPIHHLPGSCKKWAEQLKVSSSLILNAIAEQHADSISNKPLSSILEPIASLLPLCPNSGSEEWNDTLSCLSGLLVEYIHLKVDSDIEELHRCFLLLKRFSSASELFLELHNSILPLLQDSISQHYGGVLRL